Proteins from a genomic interval of Gammaproteobacteria bacterium:
- a CDS encoding peroxiredoxin produces the protein MKNILAVCALAFAGAAFATTAPLDAGSTAPDWTLPGSDGNEYSLSELRRDGAVVLAWFPKADTPGCTRECQSLTRNGDKIRQFKVSYFMISIDPIEDNTAFAQKYGADFPILSDESKEVAEAYQVMSSYGFASRHTFYIGADGRILEIDRNVNADTAAEDIVATLERLGVEKRAAPESAAGR, from the coding sequence ATGAAAAACATTCTCGCTGTTTGCGCGCTGGCCTTTGCCGGCGCAGCCTTTGCCACTACCGCCCCGCTTGATGCCGGTTCCACCGCGCCGGACTGGACCCTTCCGGGCTCTGATGGAAACGAGTACTCCCTGTCCGAGCTCCGCAGGGACGGCGCCGTGGTGCTTGCCTGGTTCCCAAAGGCCGATACGCCCGGGTGCACAAGAGAATGCCAGTCCTTGACCAGGAACGGCGACAAGATCCGCCAGTTCAAGGTCAGCTACTTCATGATCAGCATAGACCCGATTGAGGACAACACGGCTTTCGCACAGAAGTATGGCGCCGACTTCCCGATCCTTTCCGACGAGTCGAAGGAAGTGGCCGAAGCCTATCAGGTAATGAGTTCCTACGGCTTCGCCAGTCGCCACACGTTCTACATTGGCGCTGACGGACGGATTCTCGAAATCGATCGGAACGTCAATGCCGATACGGCTGCCGAGGACATTGTCGCCACCCTCGAACGCCTGGGCGTGGAGAAACGAGCCGCACCCGAATCCGCTGCCGGCCGCTAG
- a CDS encoding crotonase/enoyl-CoA hydratase family protein: MSEELLYEKDGALALLTINRPDERNLLGRIGDGALFEKAADRIQADSEVRCAILTGAGRAFSSGGDVKAMRDRSGAFEGGSAELRESYRNEIHRMIRALWNLDVPLIAAVNGPAIGLGNDVACLADIRLASEKALFGQTFLKLGLIPGDGGAWILQHLIGYSRAAQLLLTGQLINAETAKDWGLVSEVTSPGELLPRARELAGEIALQPPVALRMAKQLLRAGRQDRFESVMEMSANLQGILQRTRDHDEAVAAFFEKRPPRFTGE, translated from the coding sequence ATGAGTGAAGAGCTGTTGTACGAAAAGGACGGGGCTCTGGCCCTGCTGACGATCAATCGACCTGACGAGCGCAACCTGCTGGGCCGCATCGGCGACGGCGCCTTGTTCGAGAAGGCGGCCGATCGAATTCAGGCGGATTCCGAAGTGCGTTGCGCGATCCTCACGGGGGCGGGCCGTGCATTCTCGTCCGGCGGCGACGTCAAGGCCATGCGCGACCGCAGCGGCGCGTTCGAGGGCGGGTCCGCGGAGTTGCGCGAGAGCTATCGCAACGAGATACACCGCATGATCCGCGCCCTGTGGAACCTGGACGTGCCGCTGATCGCGGCGGTCAACGGGCCCGCGATCGGCCTCGGCAACGACGTGGCCTGTCTGGCCGATATCCGCCTGGCCTCGGAGAAGGCGCTGTTCGGGCAGACCTTTCTCAAGCTGGGCCTGATTCCGGGCGACGGAGGCGCATGGATCCTCCAGCATCTGATCGGCTATTCGCGCGCCGCGCAGCTTTTGCTTACCGGGCAGCTCATCAATGCCGAAACGGCGAAAGACTGGGGGCTGGTCAGCGAAGTCACCTCGCCCGGAGAGTTGCTGCCGCGGGCTCGCGAACTCGCCGGCGAAATCGCGCTGCAGCCGCCCGTGGCGCTGCGGATGGCCAAGCAGCTATTGCGCGCCGGCAGGCAGGACCGGTTCGAGTCGGTCATGGAAATGTCCGCGAACCTGCAGGGAATTTTGCAGCGCACCCGGGACCACGACGAGGCGGTGGCCGCGTTTTTCGAAAAGCGCCCGCCCAGGTTTACGGGGGAATGA
- a CDS encoding aldehyde dehydrogenase, producing MNDVAFDVRERVTSIIDGEPVGASRSGVDFPIINPASEEPNGVLREADAQEVDAAVNSARRAFETGPWPRMGADERKAIFRSMHEALHRHRDELEFLDSLNTGVPITQVRAMHVARAAYNFEFFGEVLSQESGEVYTQNPNYLTYVTREPVGVGAMMAPWNAPIPLASMRVATCIAFGNTCVLKPSEYTPHSMERMVEIFHEAGLPPGVVNLVNGRGPVTGTALVTHPEVDMVGFTGGSETGKIIMSEAGKSLKPVLLELGGKSANIIHESADLDRALDGSLIGIYSGNGQQCLAGSRILVQKSIADEFIERFVERSRKLRIGDPLEAETEIGPLCYESHMNRVLGYASLAREEGAKLLTGGGRPKGMEQGWFVEPTAVLAEDNSARICQEEIFGPFATFLVYEDLDEALRIANDSEFGLVAYLWSQDLNVTMRAARELRAGTIWVNTPIYRELRAPFGGYKQSGIGRDGARGSLEFFTEPKTVSIPLTEFPMLKMGE from the coding sequence ATGAACGACGTGGCATTTGACGTACGCGAACGCGTCACCAGCATCATCGACGGCGAGCCGGTGGGCGCTTCGCGAAGCGGGGTGGACTTTCCCATCATCAATCCGGCCAGCGAGGAGCCGAACGGGGTCCTGAGGGAGGCGGACGCCCAGGAAGTGGATGCGGCCGTGAACTCCGCGCGCAGGGCTTTCGAGACCGGCCCCTGGCCGCGCATGGGCGCCGACGAGAGAAAGGCGATCTTCCGCTCCATGCACGAGGCGCTGCACAGGCACCGCGACGAACTGGAGTTTCTCGACAGTCTCAACACCGGCGTGCCGATCACCCAGGTCCGCGCCATGCACGTGGCGCGCGCCGCCTACAACTTCGAGTTCTTCGGCGAGGTCCTGAGCCAGGAATCGGGCGAGGTCTATACGCAGAACCCCAACTACCTGACCTACGTGACCCGCGAGCCGGTGGGCGTGGGCGCCATGATGGCGCCGTGGAACGCGCCTATACCGCTGGCTTCGATGCGGGTGGCCACCTGCATCGCCTTCGGCAATACCTGCGTGCTGAAACCGTCCGAATACACCCCGCACTCGATGGAGCGGATGGTCGAGATCTTTCACGAGGCCGGGCTGCCGCCCGGCGTAGTGAATCTCGTGAACGGACGCGGACCGGTGACCGGCACGGCGCTGGTGACGCACCCCGAAGTGGACATGGTGGGCTTCACCGGCGGATCCGAAACCGGAAAGATCATCATGTCCGAGGCCGGCAAGTCGCTCAAGCCGGTGCTGCTGGAACTGGGCGGCAAGTCCGCCAACATTATTCACGAGAGCGCCGACCTCGACCGCGCTCTGGACGGCTCGCTGATCGGCATCTACTCCGGCAACGGCCAGCAGTGCCTGGCGGGCTCGCGCATCCTGGTGCAGAAATCGATTGCCGACGAGTTCATCGAGCGTTTCGTGGAGCGCTCCCGCAAGCTGCGCATCGGCGACCCGCTTGAGGCGGAAACCGAAATCGGACCGCTGTGCTACGAGAGCCACATGAACCGGGTGCTGGGTTACGCGAGCCTGGCGCGCGAGGAAGGCGCCAAGCTGCTGACCGGCGGCGGCCGGCCCAAGGGCATGGAGCAGGGCTGGTTCGTGGAGCCGACGGCGGTCCTGGCCGAGGACAACTCGGCGCGCATCTGCCAGGAAGAGATCTTCGGCCCGTTCGCGACTTTCCTGGTCTACGAGGACCTGGACGAGGCCCTGCGGATCGCCAACGACTCGGAGTTCGGCCTGGTGGCCTACCTCTGGTCGCAGGACCTCAACGTGACGATGCGCGCGGCGCGCGAGCTTCGCGCCGGCACGATCTGGGTGAACACGCCGATCTATCGCGAATTGAGGGCGCCCTTCGGCGGTTACAAGCAGTCCGGCATCGGCCGCGACGGCGCCAGGGGGAGCCTGGAGTTCTTTACCGAACCCAAGACCGTGAGCATTCCGCTCACCGAATTTCCGATGCTCAAGATGGGAGAATGA
- a CDS encoding phosphotransferase family protein: MGGLPFLAQGPADLNSARLPPEIPGLGRLGYIRRLSGGGGWNETWLAARGEERFVVRFDTPAVRLLRLDRTAELGALQAIQGRGLGPDLVFADLPGGLLVTRWLPGRACTPGGLRNPRLLRHLGTTLRRLHETVPPPPNVAPLDLARSVHHYASLVGGVRARTTARAACRSLKAAAGHRRKPALCHNDPVAQNILNGPALRLIDWEFAAPGDPLFDLAVVVGHHDLDMGQGRALLGVARGHVHPSDWRGLTHLVEGYGNVRLLWEAAVRAVAQID, from the coding sequence ATGGGTGGGCTACCGTTCCTGGCGCAAGGCCCTGCCGACTTGAACTCCGCACGGCTGCCCCCGGAAATCCCCGGACTCGGGCGCCTCGGATACATTCGCCGGCTTTCCGGGGGCGGGGGATGGAACGAGACGTGGCTGGCCGCGCGGGGCGAGGAGCGGTTTGTAGTTCGCTTCGATACGCCTGCCGTTCGCCTGCTCCGGCTGGATCGGACCGCCGAACTCGGCGCCCTGCAAGCGATCCAGGGCCGGGGACTCGGCCCTGATCTCGTTTTCGCCGATCTTCCCGGAGGCCTGCTCGTGACCCGCTGGCTGCCGGGCCGCGCCTGCACGCCCGGCGGCCTGCGCAATCCGCGGCTCTTGCGCCATCTGGGAACGACACTTCGGCGCCTGCACGAGACCGTTCCACCACCGCCGAACGTTGCGCCGCTCGACCTGGCCCGTTCCGTGCACCACTACGCGTCGCTCGTCGGAGGTGTCCGGGCGCGAACAACGGCGCGTGCAGCCTGCCGTTCCCTGAAGGCGGCCGCCGGGCACCGGAGGAAGCCGGCGCTGTGCCACAACGACCCGGTCGCGCAGAACATTCTGAACGGACCGGCATTGCGCCTGATCGACTGGGAGTTCGCCGCCCCAGGAGATCCGCTCTTCGACCTCGCCGTCGTGGTCGGTCATCACGATCTCGACATGGGGCAGGGCCGCGCGCTCCTGGGCGTGGCCAGGGGCCACGTTCACCCGTCCGATTGGCGCGGCCTGACGCACCTGGTGGAGGGCTACGGAAACGTGCGTCTGCTGTGGGAAGCCGCCGTGAGGGCGGTCGCGCAGATTGATTAG
- a CDS encoding VOC family protein, with protein sequence MTSDLPVRVQRTNLVVADLERAYRVYRDILGFKLDFTLGHRPESYSFVVFQIPREATTGFAALSSKDQVRSLALTEIKGVELPEPNLPSSHALVLEVDDIDGVLEAARAEGLHVFPEETLRTHDGRVGREIGMLDHDGHLIVLYCILQS encoded by the coding sequence ATGACCAGTGACCTTCCGGTGCGGGTGCAACGCACCAACCTCGTCGTTGCCGACCTGGAGCGCGCGTACCGCGTCTACCGGGACATCCTGGGCTTCAAGCTGGATTTCACGCTGGGACATCGCCCGGAGTCATACTCATTCGTGGTATTTCAGATTCCACGCGAAGCCACCACGGGGTTTGCCGCGCTCAGTTCCAAAGACCAGGTGCGCAGCCTGGCGCTGACCGAGATCAAGGGCGTGGAACTACCCGAGCCCAACCTGCCCAGCAGCCACGCGCTGGTCCTGGAGGTGGACGATATCGATGGCGTTCTGGAGGCCGCGCGCGCCGAAGGCCTGCACGTTTTTCCGGAGGAAACGCTGCGCACGCACGACGGCCGCGTGGGGCGCGAGATCGGCATGCTCGATCACGACGGCCACCTGATCGTGCTCTATTGCATCCTGCAATCGTAG
- the bioA gene encoding adenosylmethionine--8-amino-7-oxononanoate transaminase: MSAADLDFDRRHLWHPYESMRNPTPVYPVASARGVRLTLADGRELIDGMSSWWSVIHGYNHPALNRAARNQISRMPHVMFGGLTHAPAIRLAQRLVELTPGDLDRVFFSDSGSVAVEVAIKMALQYWRARGVESRTRLLTIRGGYYGDTFQAMSVCDPVTGMHHLFSGVVSEQLFADRPGVRFGESWDPSDLDSLKDLADGHNDEIAAVILEPIVQGAGGMRFYHPEFLKGARELCDRLGLLLIADEIATGFGRSGELFGCDHAGVVPDIMCVGKALTGGYLSLAATLARPHVAETISAAPGAAGVLMHGPTFMANPLACAIAAASIDLLMDSPWRKRVARVERELRRGLAPCRDLAQVADVRVLGAIGVVEMRKPVNVAEIQRRLVERGVWARPFGRLVYLMPAYVMSVQDLRRLCAAVCETVSLEHA, encoded by the coding sequence CTGTCCGCTGCCGACCTGGATTTCGACCGGCGGCACCTCTGGCATCCCTACGAATCCATGCGGAATCCCACGCCGGTCTATCCGGTGGCATCCGCCCGCGGCGTGCGCCTGACGCTGGCCGACGGGCGGGAGCTGATCGACGGGATGTCGTCGTGGTGGTCGGTAATCCACGGTTACAACCACCCTGCGCTGAACCGCGCGGCGCGCAACCAGATATCGCGCATGCCGCATGTGATGTTCGGGGGTCTCACGCACGCCCCTGCAATCCGTCTGGCGCAACGGCTGGTCGAACTGACTCCGGGCGACCTGGACCGGGTCTTTTTTTCCGATTCGGGGTCGGTGGCCGTGGAGGTGGCGATCAAGATGGCCCTGCAGTACTGGCGCGCTCGCGGGGTGGAGAGCCGGACGCGGTTGCTGACCATACGGGGGGGCTATTACGGCGACACTTTCCAGGCCATGTCGGTCTGCGATCCGGTGACCGGCATGCATCACCTGTTTTCCGGCGTCGTTTCCGAACAGCTGTTCGCCGACAGGCCGGGCGTTCGATTCGGCGAGTCCTGGGACCCGTCCGACCTGGATTCGCTGAAGGACCTGGCGGACGGGCACAACGACGAGATCGCCGCGGTGATCCTGGAACCGATCGTGCAGGGCGCCGGCGGTATGCGCTTCTATCATCCCGAGTTTCTCAAGGGCGCCCGCGAGCTGTGCGATCGTCTGGGGCTTCTGCTGATCGCCGACGAGATCGCCACCGGGTTCGGTCGCAGCGGCGAACTGTTCGGCTGCGATCACGCCGGCGTGGTTCCCGACATCATGTGCGTGGGCAAGGCGCTCACCGGCGGTTACCTGAGCCTGGCGGCCACGCTGGCGCGGCCGCACGTCGCCGAGACGATCTCGGCCGCGCCCGGCGCCGCCGGCGTGCTGATGCACGGCCCTACGTTCATGGCCAATCCGCTGGCCTGCGCGATCGCTGCGGCAAGCATCGATCTGCTGATGGACTCGCCGTGGCGGAAGCGGGTGGCGCGGGTCGAACGCGAACTGCGCCGGGGCCTAGCGCCTTGCCGCGACCTGGCCCAGGTAGCGGACGTGCGCGTGCTCGGCGCCATCGGCGTGGTCGAGATGCGCAAGCCGGTTAACGTGGCGGAGATCCAGCGCCGCCTGGTGGAGCGCGGCGTATGGGCCCGGCCGTTCGGCAGGCTGGTTTACCTGATGCCGGCCTACGTGATGTCCGTGCAGGACCTGAGGCGCCTCTGCGCCGCCGTCTGCGAAACGGTCTCCCTGGAGCACGCATAG
- the actP gene encoding cation/acetate symporter ActP: MAPNATSILTFVLILGASLLITWQAGRRTRSSSEFYAASHSVGGFSNGLAIAGDHLSAGTLLGVTAVIYTDGYDGLIYMTGGAVGYPLLMCLLAERLRNLGSYTFVDVLSARFREASIRVLAATGTLVAAVLYLISQMVAGGALFEVLFGIPYPWAVAMVGGLTVLYVSVGGMLATTWVQMTKAVLLMFSILVLLALLMLNLGEGPLSLLESAARVHQRGEDWLSPGQFLPDRISIFAFVLTGIVGMVGLPHLLMRFFTVPDARQARRSAVFATGYIVTFSLLLWITGLGIVVLLAGNTEILDEQGGMIGSTNMAIMHAARIIGGNVLLGFMASVAFATLLAVVCGLVLAAAAALAHDLYSGVYKRGRVDDRTEVRASRISVVALGVLAVALGIQFQGQNVAYLTALAFTVAASVNTPALVAALFWRGASARGLILGGWVGMVVSVVLLALSPAVWEGALGLENAPFPWIYPGLFSIPAAALVIVVVSLADRSPEAMLGRRRYDELLAPSVLGRRDTPVIRH, translated from the coding sequence ATGGCGCCTAACGCCACGTCCATCCTCACGTTCGTCCTGATCCTCGGGGCGTCGCTGCTGATCACCTGGCAGGCGGGACGGCGCACGCGTTCGTCCTCGGAGTTCTACGCGGCTTCGCACTCGGTGGGCGGCTTCAGCAACGGGCTGGCGATCGCCGGGGACCACCTCTCGGCCGGAACGCTGCTGGGAGTGACCGCCGTGATCTATACGGACGGATACGACGGCCTGATCTACATGACGGGCGGGGCGGTCGGCTATCCGCTGTTGATGTGCCTGCTCGCGGAACGGCTGCGGAACCTGGGCAGCTACACGTTCGTGGACGTGCTGTCGGCGCGTTTCCGCGAGGCCTCGATCCGTGTGCTGGCCGCCACCGGGACGCTGGTGGCCGCGGTCCTGTACCTCATTTCGCAGATGGTGGCGGGCGGGGCGCTGTTCGAGGTGCTGTTCGGCATTCCGTATCCCTGGGCCGTCGCCATGGTGGGCGGCCTGACCGTGCTCTACGTAAGCGTCGGCGGCATGCTGGCGACCACCTGGGTGCAGATGACCAAGGCCGTGCTGCTCATGTTCTCGATCCTGGTGCTGCTCGCCCTGCTCATGCTTAATCTGGGCGAGGGCCCGTTATCGCTGCTGGAGTCGGCGGCGCGCGTCCATCAGCGGGGCGAGGACTGGCTGAGCCCGGGACAATTCCTGCCGGACAGGATCTCGATCTTTGCGTTCGTCCTGACCGGCATCGTCGGCATGGTCGGTCTGCCGCATCTGCTGATGCGCTTCTTTACGGTGCCCGACGCCCGGCAGGCGCGCCGGTCCGCGGTCTTCGCCACGGGCTACATCGTGACTTTTTCGCTGCTGCTCTGGATTACCGGGCTCGGCATCGTCGTGCTGCTGGCCGGGAACACGGAAATCCTGGACGAGCAGGGAGGCATGATCGGCAGCACCAATATGGCGATCATGCACGCGGCGCGAATCATCGGCGGCAACGTGCTCTTGGGATTCATGGCTTCGGTGGCATTCGCGACGCTCCTGGCGGTGGTTTGCGGACTGGTGCTGGCGGCCGCCGCGGCGCTGGCGCACGATCTCTACAGCGGGGTCTACAAGCGCGGCCGCGTCGACGACCGTACCGAGGTCCGGGCCTCGCGGATCAGCGTTGTGGCGCTGGGCGTGCTGGCCGTGGCGCTGGGAATACAGTTTCAGGGACAGAACGTCGCCTACCTGACCGCGCTCGCCTTTACCGTGGCCGCCAGCGTGAATACGCCGGCGCTGGTCGCGGCGCTGTTCTGGCGCGGCGCGAGCGCGCGCGGCCTGATCCTCGGAGGCTGGGTGGGGATGGTCGTTTCGGTGGTCTTGCTGGCGCTGAGCCCGGCCGTCTGGGAAGGCGCCCTTGGTCTTGAGAACGCGCCGTTCCCGTGGATTTACCCCGGACTGTTCTCGATACCGGCCGCGGCGCTGGTAATCGTTGTAGTATCGCTGGCAGACCGCAGCCCCGAGGCGATGCTGGGGCGCCGGCGTTACGATGAATTGCTGGCGCCGTCCGTGCTTGGGCGGCGGGATACACCCGTGATACGGCACTAG
- the bioB gene encoding biotin synthase BioB has product MPDLTRADVAAIYHSPLLDLVYRAATVHREHHAPGEVQLCTLLSVKTGGCPEDCAYCPQAARYHTGIDRHGLLDLDAVLEAAREAREAGSTRFCMGAAWREVRDNRHFDEVLEMVSGVRDLGLEVCCTLGMLTESQAERLKEAGLYAYNHNLDSSREFYPEIIGTRTYDDRLETLVNVHKAGLSVCCGGIIGMGETVDQRIDLLHTLATLPSPPESVPVNALVPVPGTPLEDCPPVSTWEMVRMIASARLLMPRAMVRLSAGRSRMSAEQQALCFLAGANSIFTGEKLLTTPNPSFDSDEGLLELLGLTPREPYTQQDTHAAA; this is encoded by the coding sequence ATGCCGGACTTGACAAGGGCGGACGTCGCGGCGATCTACCATTCCCCGCTGCTGGACCTGGTCTACAGGGCGGCGACCGTGCACCGCGAGCATCATGCGCCGGGCGAGGTGCAGCTCTGCACGCTGCTTTCGGTCAAGACCGGCGGCTGCCCCGAGGACTGCGCCTATTGTCCGCAGGCGGCCCGATACCACACCGGTATCGACCGGCACGGCCTGCTGGATCTGGACGCGGTGCTGGAAGCCGCGCGTGAAGCCAGGGAAGCGGGGAGCACCCGCTTCTGCATGGGCGCCGCCTGGCGCGAAGTGCGCGACAACCGTCATTTCGACGAGGTGCTGGAAATGGTGTCCGGCGTCCGCGACCTGGGCCTCGAGGTCTGCTGCACGCTGGGCATGCTCACCGAATCGCAGGCCGAGCGCCTCAAGGAAGCGGGCCTGTACGCCTACAACCACAACCTCGATTCCAGCCGCGAGTTCTACCCCGAGATCATCGGCACGCGCACCTATGACGATCGCCTCGAGACCCTGGTCAACGTGCACAAGGCCGGCCTGTCGGTGTGCTGCGGCGGCATTATCGGGATGGGCGAAACGGTCGATCAGCGCATCGACCTGCTGCACACGCTGGCCACGCTGCCCAGCCCGCCGGAGTCGGTCCCGGTCAACGCGCTCGTCCCCGTGCCCGGAACGCCCCTTGAGGACTGCCCGCCGGTCTCCACCTGGGAAATGGTCCGGATGATCGCGAGTGCGCGCCTGCTCATGCCCAGGGCCATGGTGCGCCTGTCCGCCGGGCGCTCGCGCATGAGCGCCGAGCAGCAGGCCCTGTGTTTCCTGGCCGGCGCGAATTCGATCTTCACCGGCGAAAAGCTGCTCACCACGCCGAACCCCTCGTTCGACAGCGACGAGGGGTTGCTCGAGCTGCTGGGCCTCACCCCCAGAGAACCGTACACGCAGCAGGATACTCACGCGGCTGCATGA
- a CDS encoding aminotransferase class I/II-fold pyridoxal phosphate-dependent enzyme, with product MSAAIRRAIREALREREKAGLLRSLETAPGGIDFCSNDYLGLARDRRLRRRIAALAADGAAPQGATGSRLISGNHPEIEALEDRLAGFYSSEAALVFSSGFAANLGLLASLGGLVQTLICDRLLHASAIDGGRLSGAKRVIFAHNDMRDLNARLGEMHSGETAAVAVDTVYSMDGDFAPLEEIADLAEEHDAAVVVDEAHANGVLGPAGRGGAVAAGLQDRVLARVVTFGKALGLQGGAVLCSKDLRDYLVNFARSFIFSTGVSPLWAASVRTVYELLPELNAEREQLLGNVSYFRERVAESAQPWLPSESWIQCLRVPGARRITRVGGIVRSRGLAALPIRAPTVPAGEERIRVCLHAYNTREEIDLLFSAVDEALR from the coding sequence ATGAGCGCTGCGATACGGCGCGCCATAAGGGAGGCGCTCAGGGAGCGCGAAAAGGCCGGCTTGCTGCGCAGCCTGGAGACGGCGCCCGGCGGTATCGACTTCTGTTCCAACGACTACCTGGGCCTGGCCCGGGACCGGCGCCTGCGCCGAAGGATCGCCGCGCTCGCCGCCGATGGCGCCGCGCCCCAGGGAGCGACGGGTTCCCGGCTCATTTCGGGCAACCACCCGGAAATCGAGGCGCTGGAGGACCGGCTTGCCGGTTTCTATTCGTCCGAGGCGGCGCTGGTTTTTTCCAGCGGCTTCGCCGCCAACCTCGGGTTGCTTGCCAGCCTGGGCGGACTGGTGCAGACGCTGATTTGCGACCGCCTGCTTCACGCCAGCGCTATCGACGGGGGCCGCCTCAGCGGCGCGAAGCGGGTGATCTTCGCGCACAACGACATGCGCGACCTCAACGCCAGGCTGGGCGAAATGCATTCCGGGGAAACCGCCGCGGTGGCGGTGGACACGGTCTATTCGATGGACGGCGACTTTGCACCGCTCGAGGAAATCGCGGATCTGGCCGAAGAACATGATGCCGCGGTCGTGGTGGACGAGGCGCATGCCAACGGCGTGCTGGGGCCCGCGGGCCGCGGCGGCGCGGTCGCCGCCGGGCTGCAGGACCGGGTGCTGGCCCGCGTCGTGACTTTCGGCAAGGCGTTGGGGCTGCAGGGCGGCGCCGTGCTGTGTTCGAAGGACCTGCGCGATTACCTCGTGAATTTCGCCCGTTCGTTCATATTCTCCACGGGGGTTTCGCCGCTCTGGGCGGCAAGCGTGCGGACCGTTTACGAACTGCTTCCGGAACTGAATGCGGAGCGTGAGCAATTGCTGGGCAACGTCTCCTATTTTCGCGAGCGCGTGGCGGAGTCCGCGCAGCCATGGCTGCCGAGCGAGTCCTGGATCCAGTGCCTGCGCGTTCCCGGCGCCCGGCGCATAACGCGCGTTGGCGGCATTGTTCGCAGCCGCGGGCTTGCCGCGCTGCCGATTCGCGCGCCCACCGTTCCGGCGGGCGAGGAGCGAATCCGGGTGTGCCTGCACGCATACAACACCAGAGAGGAAATCGACCTGCTGTTCAGCGCCGTGGACGAAGCGCTGCGTTAG
- a CDS encoding DUF485 domain-containing protein, with product MASCNRSLGARSSRPPGGRDALSPGVALNTVAKLAQDPDFIRLRRLQRRYAFTIAGSVVAFYVSLGVTMAFWPEVLDIRLVPGRWITVGLVWNVLGLLGWFAATATYAALSTRRLTPLRARVRERHGWNNSDGA from the coding sequence ATTGCATCCTGCAATCGTAGTCTGGGAGCGAGGTCGTCCCGACCTCCCGGAGGGCGAGACGCCCTCTCTCCCGGGGTAGCGTTGAATACCGTAGCGAAACTCGCTCAGGATCCGGACTTCATCCGGCTGCGCCGCCTCCAGCGGCGCTACGCGTTCACCATCGCCGGCAGCGTGGTGGCGTTCTACGTCAGTCTGGGCGTGACGATGGCCTTCTGGCCGGAGGTGCTCGACATCCGCCTCGTGCCCGGACGCTGGATCACCGTCGGGCTGGTCTGGAACGTGCTGGGCCTGCTCGGCTGGTTTGCCGCCACGGCCACCTATGCGGCGCTCAGCACGCGCCGGCTGACGCCCTTGCGCGCCAGGGTCAGGGAGCGTCACGGGTGGAACAACTCCGATGGCGCCTAA
- the bioD gene encoding dethiobiotin synthase, which translates to MHQAARLAVRFAIAGIGTGVGKTLVAALFVERLGAAYWKPIQAGGLVHTDTDEVRRLVTLSRARFLPEAYSLHAAMAPDAAAAQEGVTLRKERLRMPDVEGPLVVEPAGGVLVPVADGLLNVDLLKYWNLPVVVVSSYYLGSINHTLLTVEALNSRELPLAGIVFNGERNDHSRGVILRETGLKCLLDLPKLRQPVSPRQVKTYAARIDL; encoded by the coding sequence CTGCATCAGGCCGCGCGGCTCGCAGTGCGATTTGCGATTGCGGGCATCGGCACCGGCGTCGGCAAGACGCTGGTGGCGGCGCTCTTCGTGGAGCGCCTGGGGGCCGCCTACTGGAAACCGATACAGGCCGGCGGCCTGGTGCATACGGACACCGACGAGGTTCGCCGGCTGGTAACGCTCAGCCGCGCCCGCTTCCTGCCCGAGGCCTACAGCCTGCATGCGGCGATGGCGCCGGACGCCGCGGCGGCCCAGGAGGGCGTCACCCTGCGCAAGGAGCGACTGCGCATGCCGGACGTGGAAGGCCCGCTGGTGGTGGAACCTGCCGGCGGCGTGCTCGTGCCGGTGGCCGATGGCCTGCTCAACGTCGATCTTCTGAAATACTGGAACCTGCCGGTGGTGGTTGTTTCCAGCTACTACCTGGGCAGCATCAATCACACGCTGCTTACGGTGGAGGCACTCAATTCGCGTGAACTGCCGCTGGCCGGCATCGTATTCAACGGCGAGCGGAACGACCATTCCCGCGGCGTGATCCTCCGCGAAACCGGATTGAAGTGCCTGCTCGATCTTCCCAAGCTGCGCCAGCCGGTAAGCCCCAGGCAGGTAAAGACCTACGCGGCGAGAATCGACCTGTGA